Part of the Benincasa hispida cultivar B227 chromosome 11, ASM972705v1, whole genome shotgun sequence genome, cattatatTATATCCGGACTAATTTAGTAATCATTGACCAAAAAATCAATAATCATATTCAGTTATAACTCTGGTATTGAGCGCCGCCCGCCCCCCCCATTATAACTCTGGTTTTAATTCTCTTTTCTAAATGTTATTCTTTTTTGGGTTTTGAagcgtttttatttttttcaatccTAGTGATGTTGATTAAATTAAGGACGTGCAGTTCTTATCTTGATCTCTTATTTTAATATCACTCACGATTTATTCTGGCTATAATGCTTGGATTTAGGTGGTACAATGGGGGATTTGTTCATCTGATACTAATATCGCAGATGAGGGCCACTAAGAATTTTTAACCTATTTCTTTAAGAAATTACTCTCATTTGATGAAAGACCCAGTCTTGTTCGCTTGAGCAGCACTCCTAGTGTAGGGGCCACAAGCTCAATAATGAATTTGAGAGCAATAGATTAAATGACAATGTCATTTCGTTATCTAATTTCACCCCTTGGAAACAAGCTAATCAAATGAAGGCCATCCTCTTATGGAAGAATTAAGAATGCTCCAGATACCTTAATTTCTCAGAACAATCTCCTATAAAACATTAGTTTCTTAGATGTTTCATAATCCTATCGTTGATTGTTTTTTTACATGAAAAGAGCAAAGCTCAAATTATAAAGAGACATGAACCAAATAAACCACTAAGGATCATAATCCTATCAttcataatattatattttctctaataTAAAAAATTCTTTATACATTTCAGCTGTTCACTAAAGAAACCTCACCTATTTTTGCACTTCAGTGCACTAACCACTTTGAAAATACAAGGCTACATATCAAACAACCCACGAGCTACtaaaatctaaacttttaaGACAGTATTCTCAGGCTACATACTTATTTCCACGCATCATAATGAttaccaaaataaaaataataataatgaacaTTTATAATTTACACCAAGTTCACAAAATTGTAGAAACATAGAAAGACATCCATATTTACTATGAATATATCCTAGGATTGTTTTATCAACATCTAAATGTATACGAAACGATCATCTTTAGACAACTTACAAGTTACAACCAATTCTCTTGAGTTGTGCTAGTGCTACAACAAGAACGGGAAGCTGACGGCTCTCAAGAGAAATTAATTGGTCAAAGAAAAGGTTCACAAAATTCCCATTTTAATTACCGTTGTAAATGTAAACTTTGTCTAACCTACAATTTGTCGTCATACAAACTTCATATGCAAATTAAACGCATATGAAGAATTTGAAATATAATAATGGTAAAAGGCAGGAACCAGACAGAAAACAATGATCATGACCGTGAGACATACCTTTAATACAATTGCAACGGTACCAGGAGGCTTAGAACCATCTGGTACTTGAAAAACTGCATTGTGCCTATGTGGATCAAATGGCTCATTTGTAGGATCAAATATTTCCACACCAAACTTCTTTAACACCTGCAAGCAACAAAATTTAGTGGAACGTCATTACCACACGAGTGCCACGAAGAGTCAAATTAGATGGAGATACCCAGTAACCTATTTTACCATgtttaattacatttaaaattttaagtttatggCATAGCAGATGGTTTCAATTGGCTGATTCTTCTCATATAACTTATGAGTTTGACTGATAATCAAAATTCTCACCATTTTTATTCTATGATCAGACTCTATAACTTAGAAATTGAATTACAAAATACATGGCATGCCAACATCCTAAATTAATGGACATTAGTTCTTTCATCAAATTCAAGGAACTTGACCACTTAAATCAtccaattattattataatgaaAATAGATTCAAATTAACTGCAAACCTCAAGAAAAATTTTACATGAGATACTTTACCTCAGACAGCTGTTTCTCGGTCATTTCAACACCTTCAAGAAGGGTTTTCAATAAGGGTACTGCCCCTGCAGAGTCCTTAGTTGAATCAATCTTTGAAAAACTTTCCTTGACTACTGATGAAGCTCGTCCTAGATTGTCTGCAACGTCCAGTAAACTCTTTGCAAAGTTCTAAAATACATATAAATGATTGATGTCAGGAGAGAGTTTTGCAAGTGAACATTAATTTCTTCCCCCATGTCATTGCGACATGATAACAAATATCAAAGACCAGAAATAGgccaaatataaaataaaacctGTATAGCAAACTTCTTTGAATTCTCAGCTTCACGCCTTGTCCTAGCCATCACATTCTCCATCTCTGCATAAGTGCGAACAACTTTATCTTGCATTTGTTCAATCTCTCTGTGCTTTAACTTCAAAAGCTCTTCCTTCTCCGCTACAACTTTCACCAGATCATCCATGGTAAGATTGTCATCGCTCTCAATATCTGAAAGAGAAATCAGAGTTGTAACTACTCCATTAAAGGCAGGCATTAAAAATCAACATCCGGATATTAAACCTGATTCTTGAGTTTGTCCGTTAGTTTCAGCCTTTGGCTCTGCATCAGTTGTAGAGCCACCATTACTTGGTACTGTATTGCCATTTTCCTTATTAGAAGTCTCAGGGGATGGAGATGTTGATAATCCAaatttttgaaggaaaaatgaatgATGCAACGCTGATTTCTGAACAGAAAAACAATCGAACTAGGCACATTACACCAATGAATAATGGAAGTTGTAGAATATAACGTCCTATAATTTGTGATATACAAGAAACCAAAGAAGTAACCAAAAAAAACTAAGCAATAAATCCCAATGATCTCCTAAtaataaaaggggaaaaaaatgaGAACAAGGGTAAACTAGTTCCAAGCTGCATAACATTTAAACGCTCTCAAATTAAAGAACATAGATTAAAATGCACCAAAGttcataaataataacaaatccAAGACACCCAGCAACAGAACTAAGATGGAGGGGCGTCCAAAATGCATATAATAAcagaaaataataacaaaacgCGACTGAAACCATATAAACTTCATAAAAATGGAAGGAA contains:
- the LOC120090016 gene encoding grpE protein homolog 2, mitochondrial-like — protein: MFVTKLFSRSSRSIFRSSLLSSASQSDKTIHLPILTNRLHYLANESTNKKSALHHSFFLQKFGLSTSPSPETSNKENGNTVPSNGGSTTDAEPKAETNGQTQESDIESDDNLTMDDLVKVVAEKEELLKLKHREIEQMQDKVVRTYAEMENVMARTRREAENSKKFAIQNFAKSLLDVADNLGRASSVVKESFSKIDSTKDSAGAVPLLKTLLEGVEMTEKQLSEVLKKFGVEIFDPTNEPFDPHRHNAVFQVPDGSKPPGTVAIVLKKGYMLYERVLRPAEVGVTTAMENEDDATDDATKKGSQG